GATGTCCCTATGTACATCGGAAGCGAAGAAGTCAGAACGGGAAATACCCGACCAATGTCTCCTCCCCATGATCATCAGCATATTCTGGGCTATTTCCATGAAGGTGATGCTTCTCATGTGGAGCAGGCAATTAACGCTGCTTTGGGAGCAAAAGAGGCCTGGGAAAATTTGGAATGGGAACAGCGAGCTGCAATTTTCTTAAAGGCCGCTGATCTTATTGCCGGTCCTTACCGAGCTAAGCTTAATGCGGCTACCATGCTTGGTCAATCCAAGAATGCATTCCAGGCAGAAATTGATTCTGCATGTGAGTTCATCGATTTCCTCAGGTTCAATGTGAAATACATGACGGAAATCTATGCGCAGCAACCTCCTGTTTCTGGAGGAGGAGTTTGGAATCGTGTCGAACAACGACCATTAGAAGGATTCGTGTTCGCTTTGACGCCATTTAACTTTACCGCGATCGCAGGCAATTTGCCAACTTCCGCAGCGATGATGGGAAATACGATCGTTTGGAAACCAGCCTATACCCAGATCTATTCAGCTCAGGTTCTGATGGAAATTTTCAAGGAAGCTGGAGTGCCAGATGGAGTAATTAACTTGATCTATGTGGATGGGCCAGTTGCTGGAGAGGTAATCTTCAAGCATCCTGATTTTGCGGGAATTCACTTCACAGGTTCAACAGGAGTATTTCAACACATTTGGAAAACGATCGGAGAAAATATCAAGCTATATAAATCTTACCCAAGAATCGTGGGAGAAACAGGCGGAAAAGATTTTGTCCTAGCTCATAAATCCGCTGACGCAAAAGCAGTGGCTGTAGGTTTGGTTCGCGGGGCATTTGAATACCAAGGGCAAAAATGTTCCGCGGCATCTCGTGCATACATCCCATCCAACCTTTGGGAGGATGTGAAAAAATACATGCTTGCAGATCTGGCAGACATCAAAATGGGAGGTACTGAGGACTTCACCAACTTTGTGAATGCTGTAATCGACGAGAAATCTTTCGACAAAATCGCCAAGTACATTGATAACGCCAAAGCTACTCCGGGAGTAGAGATCATCGCCGGCGGCAACTACGACAAGTCCAAAGGATACTTCATCGAGCCAACTGTTATTTTGACGCAAGACCCGATGTACACCACCATGTGCGAAGAGATCTTTGGTCCAGTGTTGACGATCTATGTGTACCACGAGGAGCATTTCGAAACGGTACTCGAACTGGTGGATCAAACTTCTCCCTACGCACTCACAGGTGCTGTATTTTCTCAAGACCGCTACGCGATCGAGCTTGCTACGCAAAAGCTGAGAAATGCAGCAGGCAACTTCTACATCAACGACAAGCCAACAGGCGCAGTGGTAGGTCAGCAGCCATTTGGTGGTGCAAGAGCTTCTGGAACCAATGACAAAGCCGGTTCTATGATCAACTTGCTTCGTTGGGTATCGCCTCGTACAATCAAGGAAACCTTTGTATCACCGAAGGATTACCGATATCCGTTTTTAGGGAACGACTAAAAAGTTTCAATCATTAAATATTTTAATCAAAAGCCTCGGTCCGGATAACTGCCAGGATCGAGGCTTTTTTATTAAAAACGAGCGGCTGAGGAAACTCAGCCGCTCGTAAATCGTAATTCGTAAATCTAAAATTGTATATTAGGTATACATTGCTCCATTCACATGAAGCACTTGTCCGGAGATGTAGGTACTCATGTCAGAGCCTAGGAATACGCAGACATCAGCAATTTCTTCTGGCTTGCCTCCACGCTTCATCGGGATAGCATCCCTCCAACCTTGTACAGTCTTCTCATCAAGCACATCGGTCATTTCTGTCTCGATAAATCCAGGAGCTACGGCATTGCATCGGATATTTCTAGAACCCAATTCCAAGGCTACTGACTTAGTGAAGCCGATGATTCCAGCTTTGGAAGCTGCATAGTTGGCCTGACCAGCATTCCCTTTAGCACCAACCACGGAGGTCATGTTGATAATGGAACCAGACTTGGCTTTCATCATGGTACGGGTAGCCGCTTTCACGGTGTTGAAGCATGATTTCAAGTTGACATTCATGATTTCGTCCCAAGATTCCTCGGTCATCCGCATGAGTAGATTGTCGCGGGTGATCCCTGCATTATTGATCAAGATATCCAACCCTCCAAAGTCTGCTACGACAGCGTTAACCAATTCTTCGGCAGCCTTGAAATCTGATGCATCAGAACGATACCCTTTCGCCTTTACACCAAATGCAGCAAGCTCAGCTTCAAGCGCTTGACCTTTTTCTACACTAGACAAATAAGTAAAGGCTACGTTTGCGCCTTCCTGTGCATATTTAATGGCAATTGCCCGACCGATTCCTTTTGAGGCTCCAGTCACTATGGCAGTTTTTCCTGAAAGTAATCCCATGAAGATCAAAATTTAATTTTGGCCAAAAGTAGAAAAAAAAGCGGGGACTTCAGTTTTTGAATTGCTAGCGAATGTGTTTTGACTGAAAGACAGGAGGATAAATCAACAAACTCCCAAATCTCAAAAAAGCATTTGGCTTTTGACAGATTTACAAAATTTTCAATGCTTCGCTACAAATAATTCATTTATACCTCCATTTGACTCCAATTTCCTCATCCGAATCTGATTTTTTTCTGAACTCAAAAGACCTATTTTTGCAGAGTTTCATTTGTAATCAAACCCATTTTAAATATGTCTTCGACAAAATTTGACTTGATCGTGTTGGGTAGCGGACCAGGAGGATACGTAGCGGCGATTCGCGCATCTCAACTCGGATTGAAAACGGCCATTGTGGAAGCTGCCGAACTTGGTGGCATTTGCCTCAACTGGGGATGTATCCCAACCAAGGCCTTGCTGAAAAGTGCACAGGTTTTTGAATACATCAGCCATGCCAATGACTACGGTATTTCAGTACAAGGTGCCGAGGCAGATTTTGCCGGAATGGTGAAAAGAAGCCGAGGAGTTGCTGATGGCATGAGCAAAGGCGTGCAGTTTTTGATGAAGAAAAACAAGATCGAGATCATTGCAGGATGGGGTAAAGTTCAGCCAGGCAAGAAAGTCGAAGTCACAGATGCAGAAGGCAAAAAGTCAGTAATTGCTGCGGAGAGCATCATCATTGCTACGGGTGCTCGATCTCGCGAATTGCCTTCGATGAAAATTGACGACAAAAAAATCATCGGCTATAGAAAGGCAATGACCTTGGAAAAGCAACCTAAGAAAATGGTGGTTGTAGGGTCAGGAGCAATCGGAGTTGAATTTGCCTATTTCTATAACTCTATCGGTACGGAAGTGACCATTGTCGAATTCATGGACAGAATCGTACCTGTGGAAGACGAAGAAGTATCAAAAGCTTTAGAGAAAATCTACAAGAAGTCTGGCATGAAGATTATGACTTCGTCCGAAGTAACAGGAGTAGACACTTCTGGCGAGGGCTGTAAAGTGACCGTAAAAACTTCCAAAGGCGAAGAAATTCTCGAGTGCGATGTGGTACTTTCTGCAGCAGGAGTGGTTTCAAACCTTGAAAATATCGGTTTGGAAGATGTTGGAATCCTTGTGGACAAAGGCAAAATCCAAGTCAACGAATACTATCAAACCAATATGCCGGGCTACTATGCTATCGGTGATGTAGTCCCTGGGCCAGCTTTGGCGCACGTAGCTTCTGCGGAAGGTATTATCTGCGTAGAGAAAATCGCAGGTCATCATCCAGAACCATTGGATTATGGTAATATTCCTGGCTGTACCTATTGTTCTCCTGAAATCGCTTCAGTGGGAATGACTGAAGCCAAGGCAAAAGCTGCTGGTTACGAAGTAAGGGTAGGAAAATTCCCATTCTCCGCTTCTGGTAAAGCTTCTGCTGCTGGAGCAAAAGACGGATTCGTAAAATTGGTATTTGACAAAAAATATGGAGAGCTTCTTGGCGCGCACATGATTGGAGCCAATGTAACCGAAATGATCGCTGAGATCGTTGCCATCCGCAAGCTGGAAACAACCGGTCACGAATTGATCAAGACGGTACACCCTCACCCAACCATGTCTGAGGCAGTGATGGAAGCTGCAGCTGCAGCTTACGATGAGGTAATTCACCTTTGATCCAAAATCGATAAGAAAATAGCACCGGGCTCAAACATTTGGCCCGGTGTTTTATTTTTAAGACATTACTACTCCAACCGACCGACTTTTGCAGGAAGAAGAAATCATAGCCGGGCTACGAGCCCGAGACCGAAAAACTACCGAGTATCTTTATGAAAAGTACTCGAGAGCATTGTTTGCCGTTATTAGTCGAATCATTCTAGATTCTGACATTGCCGAAGAGGTTTTTCACGATGCCTTTATCAAAATCACTCGAAAAATCGATTCCTACGAAGAATCCAAAGGACGGCTATACACATGGATGGCAAATATTTGCCGAAATTCCGCCATTGATAAACTCCGCTCCAAAGAAATTTCCCAAACCACTAAGACCAATACCATCGATGACTTCGTATTTGGTCTGGAGAGTCAATCGGGAACGATGGAGCAAATAGAAGGAATAGGCGTAAGGGAGTTGATGAACCAGCTCAATGAAGATCAACGATTTATCATCGAGTACATTTACTTCCAAGGGTACACCCACTCGGAAGTCTCGGAAGAGTTTGACATCCCACTGGGCACTGTCAAATCCCGAGTCAGAGCAGCATTGCAAGTATTAAAAAAGAACTTAGAAAAAATTTAGCGTGAACATCCAAGAATACATCGAATCAGGCAAACTGGAGCTCTTCCTACTCGGAGAGCTGACCGAGCGTGAGCGAGAGGAAGTGATCGCTATGGCCAAAGCCCATCCACAAATCCAGGAAGAACTGGATGCGCTGGAACAGTCTATGTTTGCCTTTGATGAGTTGACAGGAAAAAAACCTTCCCCTCAACTCAAGGAAAAAATCTTTGCTTCCCTTGAGGAAGAGTTTAGAAAGGAGGAAGCACCGAAAGCAGCCCATGCGCCTAGTCCTGCTCCTAAAGAACCCAAAGTGGTCAAACTCACCCCTTGGAAACCTTTTGCGGTTGCAGCGTCTTTGGTGGCCGTTTTGGCAAGTGCAGCGGCGATCTACTTCGCAGGTAAATTCTATGAGACAGATCAGAAATTCACTGCGCTTCTCCAAGATCAGCAGGTGCTGGCGGATAATCTGAATCAAGTCAAGCTACAATACGAAGAAACCGATAATCGACTCGACCGATTGGTGGCCGGTGATTTCCGTAGAGTGGAGATGAAAGGGGAGGCTCTTCCTATGCAGAAAGACGCCAAAGTGGATGTCTTTTGGGATCAAAAAGCCCAAGAAGTCTTTGTTGCGGTTAATAATTTGAATTCACTGACCGCTGAATTTGACTACCAGCTTTGGGCGATTGGGAAAGATGGCCCTGTTGGTATTGGCCTCGTGAATCCCGGAGAAAAATTCACCTTGCAGCAAATGCAAGCGGTAGCAGAAGCTGGTGCTTTTGCCATCACCATCGAGCCGAAGGGCGGGTCAAAAGCTCCTACACTGGACAAATTGGTTGTACTGGGAGAAGTTGCCTAATCCCATTTTAATCAAGAATGCAAAGCCTGCTCTTTGAAGAGCAGGCTTTTTTTATGCCTTTTGCTAAACTTACCTTTGCTAAAAGTACTTATCCTATCTATGGAACTCCAACTCTCCACTCCTGCCCTGCTTTTTTCAGCCATCACCTTGTTGATGCTGGCATTCACCAACCGATTTTTGGCGATTGCTACTCTGATCCGTGGCCTGCATAAAAATTACCTGAAGGATCCCGATCAGGAAATCATCGTGGAGCAGATTCACAACCTTCGGCGCAGGCTGACACTTATCAAAAACATGCAGCTTTTTGGAGTTTTCAGCTTTTTACTCTGCGTAATTTGTATGTATTTGCTATTCCAAGGCTATACTTCCGCTGCTAATTGGGTGTTTGTGATCAGTATGCTTTCCTTGCTGATTTCGCTTGGAATTTCGCTGGTTGAAATTCAGATTTCTACCAAGGCACTCAACCTAGAACTTTCAGATATGGAAGACATCTTCGAAAAGCGGAAAAGCAGCCTAGACCTTTTCTTCAAAAAAGACGACAAGTAACCACCATGCTGATTGATTTAAGAAGTGATACCGTGACCCGGCCTACTCCGGGGATGAAAGAGGCCATGTTTTCAGCCCCAGTGGGCGATGACGTATTTGGAGAGGACCCAACTGTCAATGCCCTGGAGGAGAAAATCGCGAACCTATTTGGCATGGAAGCGGCACTTTTCTGCCCATCAGGAACCATGACCAATCAGATTGCGATTCGGCTTCATACCGGACCTCAACGAGAGGTGATCTGTCATCAGTATTCCCACATTTACCTGTATGAAGGCGGAGGCATCATGGCCAATTCGCTTGCTTCGGTCAAGTTGTTGACTGGAGATTTAGGAAAAATCACCGCAGCTCAGGTCGCCGAATCCATCAATCCTGATGATGTGCATGCGCCTGAGACGACCTTGGTTTCTTTGGAAAACACGATGAACAAAGGTGGAGGAAGTATTTATACCTTGGAAGAAATCAAGCCGATTCATTCGCTTTGTAAGGAAAAAGGCATCAAGCTTCACCTCGATGGGGCCCGCCTTTTCAACGCTTTGGTGGAAACGGGAGAAAGTCCTGCCGATTGGGGGGCACATTTTGATACGATCTCGATCTGCCTGAGTAAAGGTTTGGGTTGTCCTATTGGGTCAGTTCTTCTCGGATCAAAAGTGGATATCAAGCGAGCCAGAAAAGTCCGAAAAGTATTCGGAGGAGGCATGCGACAGGCAGGATTCTTGGCTGCTGCTGGAATTTATGCCTTGGATCATCACGTGGAAAGGCTTAAGGAGGATCATTCAAGAGCGCGTACCTTAGGTGAAATGCTCAGCAAACTGCCTGTGGTATCGGAGATTTTCCCAGTATCCACCAACATCGTCATTGCACGATTGGAAGGCACCACTCCTGAAGAATTCATGAAAAAACTTGCCGAGCAAGATATTAAGTCGGTCAAATTTGGAAAAGACTTGGTTCGATTCGTGACTCACTTGGATTTTGGAGACGAGCACTTGGAAGAGTTTGGGAGAAGAATTGGGAAAATTTAAGACACAAGATTCTAGACACTAGACATTAGATTTATCTTATATTTTCTCCATGCTTGAGTCTAGCTTCTAATTTCTATTGTCTTGATACTGAAAAAATGAACCCCACTCCCTTAGCCGAACGCATGCGCCCTACCCGATTGGAAGATCTTATCGGACAGGAGCATTTGTCTGCACCTTCTTCCTTTTTGTATAAGGCCATCAAGTCGGGAAATGTGCCTTCGCTCATTCTTTGGGGACCTCCTGGCGTTGGAAAGACAACCATTGCCAACATCATTGCCAATGAAATCAAGGTACCTTTTTACACCTTGAGTGCAATCAGTTCAGGAGTCAAAGACATCCGAGAAGTCATTGATAAGGCCAAGTTTCAGCGGGGCACAGTCTTATTTATTGACGAAATTCACCGCTTCAACAAATCCCAACAGGATGCGCTTTTGGGAGCGGTGGAAAAAGGAATCATCCGGCTCATTGGGGCTACCACTGAAAATCCCTCTTTCGAAGTCAACTCGGCACTACTTTCCCGCTGCCAGGTATTTACACTAAATCCATTGGGACGAGCCGAAATGGAGGCGATGATGAAGCAGGCTTTAGAGAAAGATCTGGACCTGAAAAAAATTGAAGTTCAGCTTCAAGAAACCGATGCATTGCTTCGGATTTCTGGTGGAGACGGACGAAAACTCCTCAACCTACTGGAAATCGTCATCGACGGGATAAACGAAAATCCCTGCCTAATCACAGATGAGCGGGTGATGCAGATCGCCCAGCAGAAAGTCGCGCTATACGACAAATCTGGCGAACAGCATTACGATATCATTTCAGCATTCATTAAATCTATCCGTGGCTCCGACCCCAATGCTGCCGTGTATTGGCTGGCAAGAATGATCGAGGGTGGTGAAGATGTGAAGTTTATTGCCCGAAGGCTGGTAATTTTGGCTTCGGAAGATATCGGTAATGCCAATCCGAACGCCTTACTTTTAGCCACCAACTGCTTTGAGGCGGTAAAAATCATTGGCTATCCTGAGTCTCGGATTATCCTTTCTCAATGTGTGACCTATTTGGCGAGTTCGCCCAAAAGCAATGCTTCCTACCTAGCCATCAACCAGGCCCAAGCTTTGGTCAAAGAAACGGGGAACCTATCTGTACCGCTTCACCTCCGAAATGCACCAACCAAGCTGATGAAGGATTTGAACTACGGAAAAGCCTATAAATATTCCCATGACTTTCCGGGCAACTTTGTCGAGCAAGAGTTTTTGCCCGATGAAATCAAAGGCACCAAACTCTACGAACCTGGGGAAAATGCCCGAGAGAATGAGTTGAGGAAGTATTTGTCAGGAAAATGGAAAGGGAAGTATGGGTATTGAAAAGCTGTAAGACCAAAGACGGAAGACCGAAGATTGAAAACACAAATTGTAGTAGGATAAAAATCTGCGGAAATCTGTTTCCTTTTCTGTATCAATCTGCGGAAAATAAAAAAGCCTCAGATTTTTCAGAGGCTTGATGTGGAAGTTGATCCCGAATCCTTTCGGGAGAACCCCCGAACCTCCCGATTTCCCGATAATTATCGGGACGGGATGCGCTAAACCAGCTGAGCAAACTTCAATTCGATATCAATTCTTCAATCTTTTTTCGGGACTCCCATGATTTCACAACTCTTTCCCGTTGATAGGCAGAAGTTTTATTGATGTGCTCTTCATAATAAACCACTTCCCAATCTGCTAATCCACCTGTAAAGCCTTTATGATTAGAATTATGTTTTCGGAGGCGTTCGGTCAATCCTTCGCATGTATGACCAATGTAGAATCTGTCTTTCGACCTAGAAAAAAGTATGTGGAAATAACACGACAAAAGTAAAAATAAATAAGCCCCAGATTTTTCTGAGGCTTGATGTGGAAGTTGATCCCGAATCCTTTCGGGAGAACCCCCGAACCTCCCGATTTCCCGATAATTATCGGGACGGGATGCGCTAAACCAGCTGAGCAAACTTCAATTCGATATCAATTCTTCAATCTTTTTTCGGGATTTCCATGATTTCACAACTCTTTCCCGTTGATAGGCAGAAGTTTTATTGATGTGCTTTTCATAATAAACCACTTCCCAATCTGCTAATCCACCTGTAAAGCCTTTATGATTAGAATTATGTTTTCGGAGGCGTTCGGTCAATCATTCGCAGGTATGACAAATGTAGAATCTGTCTTTCGACCTAGAAAAAAGTATGTAGAAATAACAGGACATAAGTAAAAATAAAAAAGCCCCAGATTTTTCTGAGGCTTGATGTGGAAGTTGAGGGATTCGAACCCCCGACCCTCTGCTTGTAAGGCAGATGCTCTGAACCAGCTGAGCTAAACTTCCTGAAGGACTATTTGGTAAAATAAATGTGGAAGTTGAGGGATTCGAACCCCCGACCCTCTGCTTGTAAGGCAGATGCTCTGAACCAGCTGAGCTAAACTTCCAAATTCCTTTCCTTTCGAAAGGGAATGCAAAGGTAATCTGAATCAATTTGGATGCAAGAGGACGAATCACTTTTTTTCTATCCAAATTTTCAATTCATTGAAAATGAACCGAAAAAAGTAGCATCTACTCCAAATTCACCATAAATCCAGCACGAAACCATCGCCCGGGCATCTGCACTGTACCTGCTTCGATATAGTCGGTATTTGTAATATTGGAAGCCTCGGCGAAGAACCCCAACTTTTTGGTTCGATTATAGTCGGCACGCATATCCATTACAAAATATGGTTCCAGAGCCATTCGCTCTACATAGCGAGCCTTGGTATTTAACTCTAATTTCTGACCTAACCCCAACAAAATTCCAGCAATCATTTGATGTTTCAATGCTGTCAACGCATACCTTGATTCAAGTCCAGAGCGGGCGCTGAAATTTGCATCGATATAGTTGTAAGAAACCATTACCTCTTTGGCTTGGATTGCTTTACCATTTGGGCTAACTCGATAATAAAAACTAGCTTCAACGCCATTAAACACCACTTCATTGAAGTTTTGAGGTTGCCAAGGCTGACTGGAATTTACTCGCGTCCATTCAATCAAATTCTCGGAGTATCGATTAAAATAGACCAATTCTGCTCGAACGGGCCCCTTTTCCCATTTCCCTCCCAATTCGACTGATCGGGCCTGCTCTGGTTTAAGATTAGCATTTCCAATATTCGTTGGTCCTACGTAATACAGGTCTGTGTAGGTTGGAATTCGAAAACTCGAACCAATTCCAGAATAAAATCTTATCGCTTTTGTGGCCTGAAATCCCACTTCCAATCCCGGAAAATGCTTCCACCCATATTCGGAATAATAGTTAGAGTAAACTCCTGCCCTGATATCCACTTTGTCAGCTACAGGCACCAATTGCTCCAAGTACACACCGGCCAAGGTTCGATCATGATTCCCTAGATTTGAGGATTCAATTTTCTCCTTTCGAGTTTCAAGGCCAAACCCAGTAGTTCCAAACTTACTTTTATAGCTCCCATTGGCTTCCAAGGCAAGAACATCAGTGGTGTGAACATTTTGAAAAAAGGAAGGTTCATTGCGACGAAGCCTAAATTCGTCCCCATTTCTTCTCCAATAGGCCCTTGTGTTGAGATAAAATTGATTTTTGGAAAAGGTATGGGAAATAGAACCCAAACTGGTCTGAATACTCTCCCACTGATCAGGAAATGCTGAGGTATAAAATCCATTCGCCCCAAATGTGCGATCTGTATAGGCAATCATCCCTCGGAGCTCATGATTGGAATTGAGCTTGATTCCACCTTCATAAAAAATATTGCTGACCTTGTAATCTGAATTATACCAATGACCATTGGAATCATCATAGGATACGGAGAGGTTTTGGCGGTAATTTCCTATAGGTAGTGAGCCCGCAAAATTGATCCCTTTCATCCCAAAATCCCCGGCATATCCCTGTAAGCGAAGGCTCCTGATATCCGAAAGCTGGGTAATGACATTGATTGCACCTGAGTAGGCGTTTTGCCCAAAAATCCTTGAACCAGGTCCTTTTAAAACCTCCACTCGATCAATATTCACCAGAGGAACTGGAATATTCATCATATGATGGCCTGTTTGTGGATCACTGAGCTTGATTCCATTCAGCAACATCAAGGTTTGCTCAAAACTTCCCCCTCGAATGCTAATGTCAGCCTGTACGCCTGTCACCCCTCGCTGCCTAACATCCACCCCAGGAACAAAACTCAAAACTTCTTGCAAACTTCGAGCAGGGGTAGTTTCCAACTGGGGCCGATCCACGACTGCTATATTCCGGCTTTGTTTGGAAAAGGGAATTTGAATTCGATTTTCTTGAATAATGATTTCCGTGAGCTGTTGGGAGGTAGTATCAGTTTGGGAAAAAGATGCCCCAGCCCAAAAGATGCCAAGCAAACTAATCAGTGCCTTTTTCATTGAGATTAAAAGAAATAACCCATCAAAGGTATATCCCTTTTCCTCCCTTATCCAAGATTAACAAAAAACTAAAAACCCGTTAAATACAACCTATCCGACCAAAAACTATTCGCAAAAAGTCCATTTCTCCCTATTTTGGATGGCGAAATGAAAACGTTATGAAAAAACTAAACCTTCTCGGAGGGATTTTATCCCTTTTTCTTCTGATTTATTCTACCCCTGCTTTTTCTCAGCAAGGGAAGGATAATAATCAAAAAGACTTCTCCGAATTTATGGATCGGAGCGGAAACAGTTACCGAACTGCCTCAGGTAAACCTGGTGAAGCTTATTGGCAAAATGCTGCAGATTATCAGATTGATGTGACTTTGGATGAATCAAATCACACCCTTTCTGGAAAGGTAACCATTACCTACACCAATAACAGCCCTGAAAAGCTTGATTTCATCTGGCTTCAACTAGAACAAAATCGATTTACCCCTACTTCAAGGGGAACCCTAACCACCCCGGTTCAAGGGAATCGATACAATGGAGATACAGATGGAGGTTATGACATTTCAAATGTTTCCTCCAAAGTAGGACCCAAGGGAGCAAGTTCTTCCAAGCATTTGATCGATGATACCCGAATGCAGGTTTGGTTCGCTGAACCTATCCCTGCAAAAGGTGGAAAGGCAACCGTTTCTATGGATTTTTCATTTAAAGTTCCTCAAAAAGGAATGGACCGCATGGGTCGATTAAAAGTGAAAGACGGATGGATTTATGCTTTTGCCCAGTGGTATCCTAAGGTGGCTGTTTTTGATGAAACAGAGGGCTGGAATGTCGAGCCTTACTTGGGCGCCGGAGAATTTTACTTAGAGTATGGGACCTTTGATTACAAAGTCACCGTACCATACAACCATATCGTGGTCGGTTCAGGAAAGTTGATGAATCCTACTGAGGTCCTTTCGAAAGAACTTCAAAGCAGATATGCGAAAGCTGCCCAAAGCGATGAGACAGTTTATTTGGTTTCACCAGAAGAAATCAAAAACACTTCTCTTACTCGTCCTAAACAAGACGGAATGATCACTTGGCATTTCAGAATTCAAAATGCGAGAGATGCTGCTTTTGCTACTTCTGATTCCTTTATTTGGGATGCTGCTAAAATCAACCTTCCAAGTGGTAAAACAGCTTTGGCACAATCCGTCTATCCAATGGAAAGTAATGGACAGGGCGCATGGACAAGATCAACCGAATACAGCAAAGCTTCTATTGAATATTACAGCAAGCAATGGTATGAATTCCCTTATGAAACCGCTACGAATGTGGCTGCAGAAATTAATGGAATGGAATACCCTGGATTGAATTTCTGCCATTACAATTCTAAAGGAGAAGGTCTTTGGGGAGTGACAGACCATGAATTTGGACACAATTGGTTCCCGATGATTGTGGGAACCAATGAGCGTCGTTATGCCTGGATGGATGAGGGCTTCAATACATTTATTAACCACTACAGCTCAAATGCTTTCAA
Above is a window of Algoriphagus sanaruensis DNA encoding:
- a CDS encoding GIY-YIG nuclease family protein; its protein translation is MLSWFSASRPDNYREIGRFGGSPERIRDQLPHQASEKSGAYLFLLLSCYFHILFSRSKDRFYIGHTCEGLTERLRKHNSNHKGFTGGLADWEVVYYEEHINKTSAYQRERVVKSWESRKKIEELISN
- a CDS encoding GIY-YIG nuclease family protein; the encoded protein is MTERLRKHNSNHKGFTGGLADWEVVYYEKHINKTSAYQRERVVKSWKSRKKIEELISN
- a CDS encoding TonB-dependent receptor is translated as MKKALISLLGIFWAGASFSQTDTTSQQLTEIIIQENRIQIPFSKQSRNIAVVDRPQLETTPARSLQEVLSFVPGVDVRQRGVTGVQADISIRGGSFEQTLMLLNGIKLSDPQTGHHMMNIPVPLVNIDRVEVLKGPGSRIFGQNAYSGAINVITQLSDIRSLRLQGYAGDFGMKGINFAGSLPIGNYRQNLSVSYDDSNGHWYNSDYKVSNIFYEGGIKLNSNHELRGMIAYTDRTFGANGFYTSAFPDQWESIQTSLGSISHTFSKNQFYLNTRAYWRRNGDEFRLRRNEPSFFQNVHTTDVLALEANGSYKSKFGTTGFGLETRKEKIESSNLGNHDRTLAGVYLEQLVPVADKVDIRAGVYSNYYSEYGWKHFPGLEVGFQATKAIRFYSGIGSSFRIPTYTDLYYVGPTNIGNANLKPEQARSVELGGKWEKGPVRAELVYFNRYSENLIEWTRVNSSQPWQPQNFNEVVFNGVEASFYYRVSPNGKAIQAKEVMVSYNYIDANFSARSGLESRYALTALKHQMIAGILLGLGQKLELNTKARYVERMALEPYFVMDMRADYNRTKKLGFFAEASNITNTDYIEAGTVQMPGRWFRAGFMVNLE
- a CDS encoding M1 family metallopeptidase, which encodes MKKLNLLGGILSLFLLIYSTPAFSQQGKDNNQKDFSEFMDRSGNSYRTASGKPGEAYWQNAADYQIDVTLDESNHTLSGKVTITYTNNSPEKLDFIWLQLEQNRFTPTSRGTLTTPVQGNRYNGDTDGGYDISNVSSKVGPKGASSSKHLIDDTRMQVWFAEPIPAKGGKATVSMDFSFKVPQKGMDRMGRLKVKDGWIYAFAQWYPKVAVFDETEGWNVEPYLGAGEFYLEYGTFDYKVTVPYNHIVVGSGKLMNPTEVLSKELQSRYAKAAQSDETVYLVSPEEIKNTSLTRPKQDGMITWHFRIQNARDAAFATSDSFIWDAAKINLPSGKTALAQSVYPMESNGQGAWTRSTEYSKASIEYYSKQWYEFPYETATNVAAEINGMEYPGLNFCHYNSKGEGLWGVTDHEFGHNWFPMIVGTNERRYAWMDEGFNTFINHYSSNAFNNGEYPSTLNQTRRFNGYFTSENREGIDNYPDVTDTRNLGMVAYMKPAIGLVMLREYILGQERFDNAFRSYIKTWAFKHPQPSDFFNHMENVAGENLSWFWKGWFYGNGNIDLGIASVQPYGGNYLVNLVNKGDFPMPVLLEFTYDDKSTERVKLPVEIWQRGDSWSYLHKTSKKVTGVVIDPDKVTTDINLGNDSWPIEVYK